In Anticarsia gemmatalis isolate Benzon Research Colony breed Stoneville strain chromosome 5, ilAntGemm2 primary, whole genome shotgun sequence, the following are encoded in one genomic region:
- the LOC142972765 gene encoding uncharacterized protein LOC142972765, translated as MSRHYLFGILVLVACSLLEVSTYPSNNEVTTTTEAAAETPEEKDERSLTYDESDFENEEATKEIIKKIAAINEALKKPSKRPQFQWNTPPPPPLPQNTGGYVFDKDTLEKLQQVIASGKLHPYPSHVKQQDSNALSSENIEDMRYSRQISPMIAGNQLAMTGMPAAYLTNMPVLVMPSANNMYGQHAMEVASQYQTKEGPTSPFQPFQPFQPGQFQWPFAPLFPILIRDPLLSIMNGGGFQNFIEYGQSADVCKRRQKSDETADETKEEQDLENAANILLSSSSEGKSRKKRAVKKRTVNQGSQLQDFDADKVKKFFSIKPTTTTAKPLKQEPLKGTKTTNSDESEGDLRFPFLFAHKEKPSGPGFFINRLKVRRGGVAIAGPGGVATAGRGGTAIVGPGGLAYTQPGGIAVAGPAARVIALSSDADLTSVASRLLQQSTIDGSVPQLLRAIPEGRLWSGYEHRKGTDVYRFNGVNFQKAPLNLEDTTFMLFIRPVAHAKSLKGTAIANPISQVIIAKDKSGTIVHAPVATAVVGPGGIAHAQSDLYLASVQYLPFYGGGRGQYLEIKKDTSGRVTSEKIVSEENISGENIVKNSDENLLTRVMAANLQKLRSLSTSLLKLTNLGRKTGTLGNTEKARFKTQLASLGEAASNIIKLIEEVDDVDVLFKKNVTLRKAEYEDEDDDYVAEEGVGIEASSDDGGEHDLGAHSLIAEAKPVGLAIVGEKGIAASRPQATAVAAHGIAIARPMATAVAGVNPSNVGLDLQLSQYTKKGIIRS; from the exons GTGCTGGTGGCATGTTCACTGCTCGAGGTGTCCACATACCCGTCGAATAACGA GGTGACGACTACTACCGAAGCAGCAGCGGAAACTCCCGAAGAAAAAGACGAAAGATCTTTGACTTACGATGAATCTGATTTTGAAAATGAAGAAGCTACTAAAGAGATTATCAAGAAAATTGCGGCGATCAATGAAGCTTTAAAGAAGCCAAGTAAACGACCTCAGTTCCAATGGAACACACCGCCCCCACCCCCACTACCACAAAATACTGGTGGATATGTCTTCGATAAGGATACGCTGGAAAAACTACAGCAAGTTATAGCTTCAGGCAAACTACATCCATATCCTAGCCATGTGAAACAACAGGATTCTAATGCTCTTAGCAGCGAGAATATAGAAGACATGAGATATTCGAGACAGATTTCACCAATGATTGCCGGTAATCAGCTCGCGATGACAGGCATGCCAGCGGCATACCTGACCAACATGCCAGTACTGGTGATGCCGAGTGCAAATAATATGTATGGACAACACGCAATGGAAGTAGCATCACAATACCAAACTAAAGAAGGTCCTACATCGCCGTTTCAACCATTTCAGCCGTTCCAACCTGGTCAGTTTCAATGGCCCTTTGCTCCATTATTCCCAATCCTAATTAGAGACCCACTGCTTAGCATCATGAATGGCGGAGGTTTCCAAAACTTCATCGAATACGGACAAAGTGCTGATGTTTGCAAGAGGAGGCAAAAGTCTGATGAAACTGCCGACGAAACAAAGGAAGAGCAGGATCTTGAGAACGCAGCAAACATTTTACTATCGTCTTCTAGTGAAGGAAAATCCAGAAAAAAGAGGGCCGTTAAAAAGCGCACTGTCAATCAAGGAAGTCAACTGCAAGACTTTGACGCAGACAAGGTGAAAAAATTCTTCTCTATCAAACCTACTACCACAACTGCGAAACCGCTTAAGCAAGAGCCATTAAAAGGAACTAAAACCACAAATTCTGATGAAAGTGAGGGTGATCTTCGCTTTCCGTTTTTGTTCGCGCATAAAGAGAAACCATCTGGTCCTGGTTTCTTTATAAACAGATTGAAGGTCAGAAGAGGAGGGGTTGCTATTGCTGGGCCGGGAGGTGTGGCGACTGCAGGCAGAGGCGGGACCGCGATCGTAGGACCTGGTGGACTTGCTTACACCCAGCCAGGAGGCATCGCCGTCGCTGGACCTGCTGCTCGAGTTATTGCTTTGTCTTCAGACGCTGATCTAACATCCGTTGCCAGTCGCCTTCTGCAACAAAGCACAATAGACGGTTCTGTACCTCAATTATTACGAGCTATACCCGAAGGGAGACTA TGGAGCGGATACGAACACAGAAAAGGAACGGACGTATACAGATTCAACGGAGTGAACTTTCAAAAAGCGCCTCTGAATTTGGAAGATACGACCTTCATGCTGTTTATTAGACCAGTTGCTCATGCTAAGAGTTTGAAAGGGACGGCTATTGCTAATCCTATATCCCAAGTAATTATAGCGAAGGATAAGTCTGGAACAATAGTTCATGCGCCTGTAGCTACGGCTGTTGTGGGCCCAGGAGGCATAGCACACGCACAATCAGATCTATATCT GGCATCGGTCCAGTACCTACCTTTCTACGGCGGCGGGAGAGGGCAATacctagaaataaaaaaagacaccTCAGGAAGAGTCACAAGCGAAAAAATTGTCTCAGAAGAAAACATTAGCGGAGAGAATATAGTCAAAAATAGCGATGAGAATTTACTAACACGAGTAATGGCTGCGAATTTGCAGAAATTAAGGAGTTTATCTACAAGTCTTTTGAAGCTTACTAATCTGGGAAGAAAGACAGGAACCCTAGGGAATACTGAGAAGGCTAGATTTAAAACTCAGCTGGCGTCTTTGGGAGAGGCTGCTTCGAATATAATCAAGCTTATTGAAGAGGTGGACGATGTAGATGTTCTGTTCAAGAAGAATGTTACGCTGAGGAAAGCAGAGTATGAAGATGAGGATGATGATTAT GTTGCTGAGGAGGGTGTAGGCATTGAAGCGTCAAGTGACGATGGCGGTGAACACGATCTTGGCGCACACAGCCTCATTGCCGAGGCTAAGCCTGTTG GTCTAGCAATAGTAGGAGAGAAAGGGATAGCTGCTTCAAGGCCCCAAGCCACAGCAGTCGCTGCCCACGGCATAGCCATAGCCAGGCCTATGGCCACGGCCGTTGCAGGCGTGAACCCGTCGAACGTTGGTCTGGATCTTCAGCTGAGCCAGTATACTAAGAAAGGAATAATTAGATCTTAG